One window of Nicotiana tomentosiformis chromosome 11, ASM39032v3, whole genome shotgun sequence genomic DNA carries:
- the LOC138901452 gene encoding uncharacterized protein, with protein sequence MKAFIVNTDERFQEQGTSIQNLEKRVGHIEIILSERIPGTLPIDTERNPKETVNVVTLRSGQVFKDLTPIQKDVRPKKESGEKLKSDIDKKKKGQKESEKKKKEENLKKEEPEESKHIPALPFPQKLCREKLDKFLKEILTKKRKVEETSVEIGEGDWRDKVCTHIIIDGRSDDYNTQGIMQHVLVRVDKFVFPVDFIVVNMEKNKEVPLILGRLFLATGITILDIQEIKLMLRVGEETVTFKMNGATGVKKDKPIMMDIIDRFLEGLKLKEKDKRIFFC encoded by the exons atgaaggcctttATTGTGAATACTGATGAAAGATTTCAAGAACAAGGGACATCAATTCAAAATTTAGAGAAACGAGTGGGACATATTGAAATAATATTATCCGAGAGGATTCCAGGAACGCTCCCCAttgatactgaaagaaatcccaaagaaacagtgaatgttgtaaccttgagaagtgggcaagtgtttaAAGATCTCACCCCAATCCAAAAAGATGTGAGACctaaaaaagaaagtggggagaaACTAAAAAGTGatattgataagaagaagaagggCCAGAAGGAATCtgagaaaaaaaagaaggaagaaaatttGAAAAAGGAGGAACCTGAGGAGAGCAAGCATATCCCTGCTTTACCTTTCCCCCAAAAGCTatgtagagaaaagctggacaa ATTCTTAAAAGAGATCCTTACGAAGAAGAGGAAAGtagaggagacctcagtg GAaattggagaaggagattggagagataaggtctgcacccatATCATTATAGATGGCAGATCAGACGACTATAACACACAAGGGATAATGCAacatgtgttagttcgggtggataagttcgtatttccggTGGATTTTATTGTGGTGAATATGGAGAAAAACAAGGAGGTCCCTCTCATCCTAGGAAGACTATTCTTAGCGACGGGCATAACTATATTAGATATACAAGAGataaaactcatgcttagagtgggtgaggagactgtgacttttaaGATGAATGGAGCAACGGGGGTGAAAAAGGACAAACCAATC ATGATGGATATCAttgacaggtttcttgagggattaaagttgaaggaaaaagacaaaaggattttcttttgttag